A genome region from Labilibaculum antarcticum includes the following:
- the fumC gene encoding class II fumarate hydratase: MEYRVVKDTMGEVKVPVNCYWGAQTERSRNNFKIGHEASMPKEIIHAFAYLKKAAAITNHQLAVLVEDKKELIAKVCDEIIAGKHDKEFPLVIWQTGSGTQSNMNINEVIANRAHVIQGNRLGEGKLYVHPNDDVNKSQSSNDTFPTAMHIAAYKMVVENTIPGIETLADTLFKKSQDFKGVVKIGRTHFMDATPLSLGQEFSGYSQQLTNSIKAIKNALKTVSELAMGGTAVGTGLNTPKGYDVMVAQKIAELTGLPFITAPNKFEAIAAHDGMVELSGALKRCAVSLMKIGNDIRMLSSGPRCGIGELIIPENEPGSSIMPGKVNPTQTEALTMVCAQVMGNDVAVSIGGSNGHFELNAFQPLIAANVLQSARLIGDACASFNKNCIVGILPNFPILKQYLEKSLMLVTALNTHIGYENAAIIVKKAHVENKTLREAALELNLVTNEQFDEWVKPELMCGSME, translated from the coding sequence ATGGAATACAGAGTAGTAAAAGATACGATGGGTGAAGTAAAAGTGCCGGTTAATTGTTATTGGGGCGCACAAACAGAACGTTCACGAAATAATTTTAAAATAGGGCATGAAGCATCTATGCCTAAAGAAATAATTCATGCATTTGCTTATCTGAAGAAAGCAGCCGCGATAACGAATCATCAATTAGCAGTGTTGGTTGAAGATAAAAAGGAGCTGATTGCAAAAGTATGTGATGAAATTATTGCGGGCAAGCATGATAAGGAGTTTCCTTTGGTTATATGGCAAACAGGTTCAGGAACTCAATCGAATATGAATATAAACGAGGTAATTGCTAATCGGGCCCATGTAATACAAGGCAATAGATTAGGGGAAGGAAAGCTTTATGTTCATCCAAATGATGATGTTAATAAATCACAATCCTCTAACGATACTTTTCCAACTGCTATGCACATTGCAGCATATAAAATGGTAGTTGAGAATACGATTCCAGGGATAGAGACATTGGCAGATACCTTGTTCAAGAAATCGCAGGATTTTAAAGGTGTAGTGAAAATAGGGCGTACTCACTTTATGGATGCTACTCCACTAAGCTTAGGGCAGGAGTTTTCAGGTTACTCACAACAACTAACGAATAGTATCAAGGCAATTAAAAATGCACTGAAAACGGTCAGTGAATTGGCCATGGGTGGTACTGCTGTTGGAACAGGACTCAATACACCGAAAGGATATGATGTAATGGTGGCACAAAAAATTGCGGAGCTCACCGGTTTACCCTTCATTACAGCGCCCAATAAATTTGAAGCCATCGCAGCACACGATGGTATGGTTGAATTATCCGGAGCATTAAAACGTTGTGCCGTTTCATTGATGAAAATAGGAAATGATATACGAATGTTAAGTTCTGGGCCCCGTTGCGGCATAGGTGAACTTATCATTCCGGAAAATGAACCCGGATCATCCATCATGCCGGGTAAAGTAAATCCCACTCAAACAGAAGCTTTAACAATGGTATGCGCCCAGGTAATGGGAAATGATGTAGCTGTATCCATAGGAGGTTCAAACGGGCACTTTGAATTAAATGCTTTTCAACCACTTATTGCGGCTAATGTTTTGCAATCAGCTCGCTTGATAGGAGATGCCTGTGCTTCATTCAATAAGAATTGCATTGTAGGGATTCTGCCGAATTTCCCTATACTAAAACAATATCTCGAAAAATCTCTTATGCTGGTAACGGCACTCAATACGCATATAGGTTATGAAAATGCTGCTATAATTGTAAAGAAAGCGCATGTAGAAAACAAAACTTTGCGTGAGGCAGCTTTGGAACTTAATCTTGTAACCAATGAGCAATTTGATGAATGGGTGAAGCCGGAACTTATGTGTGGATCAATGGAATAG
- the tnpA gene encoding IS200/IS605 family transposase: MSWVRVYVHMVFSTKNREPFLNSSELKKNVFQHIKKNAEEKEIWLDCVNGHQDHVHCLISLGKEQSISKVAQLIKGESSFWINQQKLMAERFIWQDDYWVVGVSESHLESVRKYIHNQEEHHSKQSFTDEINVFMEKYGWSFIKGK, translated from the coding sequence ATGAGTTGGGTAAGAGTATATGTACACATGGTATTCTCTACAAAAAACAGAGAGCCTTTTTTGAATTCATCAGAATTAAAGAAAAATGTATTTCAGCACATCAAAAAAAATGCAGAAGAAAAGGAAATTTGGCTTGATTGTGTAAATGGACATCAAGATCATGTTCATTGCCTAATCTCTCTTGGTAAAGAGCAAAGCATAAGTAAAGTAGCACAGTTAATAAAAGGTGAATCATCATTTTGGATCAATCAACAAAAATTGATGGCAGAAAGATTTATTTGGCAGGATGATTACTGGGTTGTTGGAGTAAGTGAAAGTCATCTTGAATCGGTCAGGAAGTATATTCACAATCAAGAAGAACATCATTCAAAGCAATCTTTTACGGATGAAATAAATGTATTTATGGAAAAATACGGATGGAGTTTCATTAAAGGGAAATAG